A genomic segment from Nymphalis io chromosome 15, ilAglIoxx1.1, whole genome shotgun sequence encodes:
- the LOC126773699 gene encoding uncharacterized protein LOC126773699, giving the protein MNRVLIVLVAMCMFTAAMVPKDRRALNSEKEKMIHSSTKKPHEICAPQTPCGWSVYRPASKMIEINITNTYCHCQPDYVCKISEDEKDVSAYILRCTPRADQIKTPES; this is encoded by the exons ATGAATCGAGTACTGATCGTTTTAGTTGCTATGTGTATGTTTACAGCCGCCATGGTCCCCAAGGACAGG cGAGCCCTGAAttcagaaaaagaaaaaatgataCATTCTTCTACAAAAAAACCTCACGAAATCTGTGCCCCGCAAACTCCCTGCGGCTGGTCAGTGTACAGGCCCGCTTCGAAGATGATTGAAATAAACATCACAAATACATA ttgccACTGTCAACCCGACTATGTGTGTAAAATAAGTGAAGATGAAAAGGACGTGAGCGCATACATTCTTCGATGCACGCCTCGCGCCGACCAAATTAAAACTCCCGAGAGCTAG
- the LOC126773694 gene encoding uncharacterized protein LOC126773694 isoform X1, which produces MDSLQFNYNMDEGKPIFTTASDNQATTTTQESFAPSDNRSSICQDSGFSPLAAPFQSRVGNELLSMMTQQEPRAADTAPSAAEIDDVLMNLRLNGSDLLFDDVDHNPQNYYIGGRTDPVVSHPNMWSEGSGPTARNGEMVDTFDFLIKSLSSANNYVSMLTREQLSVLRSIRPSLLYEFLQEVAKVRSDKRMRRALPNECAFCKNNGENEESYSSHALKDWRGRVLCPVLRAFRCPRCGATGDRAHTIKYCPENSESGLERSGSLLSRRRMASSGSLVIGAGTRVSGCGAPATPAPSPSPATSLNHSSLWSSFGMN; this is translated from the exons ATGGATTCtttgcaatttaattataatatggatGAAGGTAAACCTATATTCACAACTGCTAGTGATAATCAAGCGACCACAACAACG caGGAGAGCTTCGCACCATCGGACAACAGGAGCAGCATTTGTCAAGATAGCGGATTTTCTCCGCTGGCTGCACCTTTTCAAAGCCGCGTAGGCAACGAACTGTTATCAATGATGACTCAGCAGGAGCCCAGAGCGGCTGACACGG cgCCGTCAGCCGCTGAAATAGACGATGTACTGATGAATCTTCGATTGAACGGCTCAGATTTATTGTTTGATGATGTCGATCATAATcctcaaaattattatattg GAGGTAGGACTGATCCGGTAGTGTCTCATCCCAATATGTGGTCAGAAGGATCTGGTCCGACGGCAAGAAACGGTGAAATGGTCGATACTTTCGACTTCttgattaaaa GTTTGTCTTCAGCTAACAACTACGTATCTATGTTAACGCGCGAGCAATTGTCTGTGCTGCGTTCGATCCGCCCAAGTCTACTTTACGAGTTCTTGCAGGAGGTGGCCAAAGTGCGCAGCGATAAAAGGATGCGGAGAGCTCTTCCAAAT gaGTGCGCCTTCTGCAAAAACAACGGTGAGAATGAAGAGAGCTACTCGTCGCACGCGCTGAAGGACTGGCGCGGGCGCGTGCTGTGCCCGGTGCTGCGTGCATTCCGCTGTCCGCGCTGCGGCGCCACGGGCGACCGCGCCCACACCATTAAGTACTGTCCGGAGAACTCGGAGTCAG gtCTCGAGCGATCAGGCAGCCTGCTCTCGCGCCGTCGTATGGCGTCGTCAGGTTCACTCGTGATTGGTGCGGGCACGCGCGTGTCTGGCTGCGGCGCGCCCGCAACACCCGCACCCTCGCCATCGCCCGCTACTTCGCTCAATCATTCCTCATTATGGTCAAGCTTCGGCATGAACTAA
- the LOC126773694 gene encoding uncharacterized protein LOC126773694 isoform X2 gives MDSLQFNYNMDEGKPIFTTASDNQATTTTESFAPSDNRSSICQDSGFSPLAAPFQSRVGNELLSMMTQQEPRAADTAPSAAEIDDVLMNLRLNGSDLLFDDVDHNPQNYYIGGRTDPVVSHPNMWSEGSGPTARNGEMVDTFDFLIKSLSSANNYVSMLTREQLSVLRSIRPSLLYEFLQEVAKVRSDKRMRRALPNECAFCKNNGENEESYSSHALKDWRGRVLCPVLRAFRCPRCGATGDRAHTIKYCPENSESGLERSGSLLSRRRMASSGSLVIGAGTRVSGCGAPATPAPSPSPATSLNHSSLWSSFGMN, from the exons ATGGATTCtttgcaatttaattataatatggatGAAGGTAAACCTATATTCACAACTGCTAGTGATAATCAAGCGACCACAACAACG GAGAGCTTCGCACCATCGGACAACAGGAGCAGCATTTGTCAAGATAGCGGATTTTCTCCGCTGGCTGCACCTTTTCAAAGCCGCGTAGGCAACGAACTGTTATCAATGATGACTCAGCAGGAGCCCAGAGCGGCTGACACGG cgCCGTCAGCCGCTGAAATAGACGATGTACTGATGAATCTTCGATTGAACGGCTCAGATTTATTGTTTGATGATGTCGATCATAATcctcaaaattattatattg GAGGTAGGACTGATCCGGTAGTGTCTCATCCCAATATGTGGTCAGAAGGATCTGGTCCGACGGCAAGAAACGGTGAAATGGTCGATACTTTCGACTTCttgattaaaa GTTTGTCTTCAGCTAACAACTACGTATCTATGTTAACGCGCGAGCAATTGTCTGTGCTGCGTTCGATCCGCCCAAGTCTACTTTACGAGTTCTTGCAGGAGGTGGCCAAAGTGCGCAGCGATAAAAGGATGCGGAGAGCTCTTCCAAAT gaGTGCGCCTTCTGCAAAAACAACGGTGAGAATGAAGAGAGCTACTCGTCGCACGCGCTGAAGGACTGGCGCGGGCGCGTGCTGTGCCCGGTGCTGCGTGCATTCCGCTGTCCGCGCTGCGGCGCCACGGGCGACCGCGCCCACACCATTAAGTACTGTCCGGAGAACTCGGAGTCAG gtCTCGAGCGATCAGGCAGCCTGCTCTCGCGCCGTCGTATGGCGTCGTCAGGTTCACTCGTGATTGGTGCGGGCACGCGCGTGTCTGGCTGCGGCGCGCCCGCAACACCCGCACCCTCGCCATCGCCCGCTACTTCGCTCAATCATTCCTCATTATGGTCAAGCTTCGGCATGAACTAA